A region from the Pseudomonadota bacterium genome encodes:
- a CDS encoding glutamate decarboxylase, translated as MATKKIIDPEYIHPFDEFNMEIPEDTFPMQGMMARAAKGIVNSEEWTDANPVLNLSSFVTTFAEPELREVAAANFLKNYIDHDMYPQLFAMEGRMVRWLHDLWNGPKNVEPYGTATVGSSEACMLGGLAHKWNWREKRQKAGKDAGQPNMVTGGNVQIVWKKFMKYFDVEPRIVPLKPGNYRLTAERLEKYVDENTICVVAIAGQTFTGEDDDFQEIHDWLDAYEKKTGISVPMHIDGASGGFVNPFLYPDYKWDFRLPRVLSINASGHKYGLVPPGLGWVVFKERKIFNEDLVFYVNYLGGEMPTATLNFSRNAFQIAAQYYQFLRLGREGYTRIMQETVNHAIYLRKQLVDSGYFKIMNETQRIPVVALTLDKKIKNFNEFDVSNKVRERGWVLSAYTMPPDAQKIRSLRIVVRPHLNRNTINLLARDIIKACDYLKVHGGTATPPALHDMHKTATSKC; from the coding sequence ATGGCAACAAAAAAAATTATCGATCCTGAATATATCCATCCGTTTGATGAATTCAATATGGAGATCCCTGAGGATACTTTTCCCATGCAGGGAATGATGGCCAGGGCGGCCAAGGGAATCGTGAACAGCGAGGAATGGACCGACGCCAATCCCGTGCTCAATCTATCTTCATTTGTGACAACCTTTGCCGAGCCGGAGTTGAGAGAGGTTGCTGCCGCAAACTTCCTGAAAAACTACATAGACCACGATATGTATCCGCAATTGTTCGCCATGGAGGGCCGCATGGTGCGGTGGCTCCATGACCTGTGGAATGGCCCGAAGAATGTGGAACCTTACGGCACCGCCACGGTCGGTTCGTCCGAGGCCTGCATGCTTGGCGGTCTTGCGCACAAGTGGAACTGGCGTGAGAAAAGGCAGAAGGCAGGCAAGGATGCAGGCCAGCCCAACATGGTCACCGGCGGTAATGTCCAGATCGTGTGGAAAAAATTCATGAAGTATTTCGATGTTGAGCCGCGTATTGTTCCGCTAAAGCCTGGCAATTACCGCCTGACAGCCGAGCGCCTCGAGAAGTACGTGGATGAGAACACAATATGTGTGGTGGCCATTGCCGGTCAGACCTTCACCGGTGAGGACGACGATTTTCAGGAAATCCATGACTGGCTCGATGCCTACGAGAAGAAGACAGGCATCTCTGTCCCTATGCACATTGACGGCGCTTCCGGCGGCTTTGTGAACCCGTTCCTCTATCCTGACTATAAGTGGGACTTTCGCCTGCCGCGGGTGCTTTCCATCAATGCATCAGGCCATAAGTATGGTCTTGTGCCGCCCGGACTTGGCTGGGTGGTCTTCAAGGAACGCAAGATTTTCAATGAAGACCTGGTGTTCTATGTGAATTACCTGGGTGGTGAGATGCCCACTGCCACATTGAACTTCAGCCGTAATGCCTTCCAGATCGCGGCGCAGTATTATCAGTTTCTGCGGCTGGGGCGCGAAGGCTACACGCGCATCATGCAGGAAACGGTTAACCATGCCATCTACCTGCGTAAACAACTGGTGGACAGTGGCTATTTCAAGATTATGAATGAGACGCAACGCATTCCGGTTGTAGCCCTGACGCTTGATAAAAAGATAAAGAACTTTAACGAGTTCGATGTGTCCAACAAGGTGCGTGAGCGTGGCTGGGTACTCTCGGCCTACACCATGCCGCCCGATGCACAGAAAATCCGCAGCTTGCGCATAGTGGTGCGTCCGCACCTGAACCGCAATACCATTAATTTGCTGGCCAGGGATATTATCAAAGCCTGCGATTACCTGAAAGTTCATGGCGGCACAGCCACACCGCCCGCATTGCACGACATGCATAAGACTGCTACGTCGAAGTGTTAA
- a CDS encoding DUF1805 domain-containing protein — MDWNGLEKHRIDLKLPLLIISGTRGLLACGYLNVETFDKTGETAAIVTGVKNFDDMLNAKAVKVSNAAEQAGIEPGMTGAEVVERIR; from the coding sequence ATGGACTGGAACGGACTTGAAAAACACCGCATCGATCTTAAACTCCCGCTGTTAATCATCAGCGGGACACGTGGACTATTAGCCTGCGGCTATCTGAACGTGGAGACTTTCGATAAGACCGGTGAGACAGCGGCAATCGTGACCGGTGTGAAAAATTTCGATGATATGCTCAATGCTAAGGCGGTGAAAGTTTCCAATGCTGCCGAGCAGGCTGGCATAGAGCCTGGAATGACCGGAGCCGAAGTGGTCGAGCGTATTCGCTGA
- a CDS encoding type II asparaginase: protein MRWTKRLFNIGLLILVATLFVATDSAFALPKIKILATGGTIAGAQTSTSEAGYRAGSFSVDDLIKAVPQLKDLADITGEQVANIGSQTMNHEVWLKLAKRVNEVLKRDTDGVVITHGTDTMEETAFFLSLVVKSDKPVVLVGSMRPATAIGADGPANLYNAVALAANPKARGRGPLVVLNDEIHYAREIQKMNSTQLDTFKSPNRGRAGVMNTGKAYFFSQNTTRHTMESEFSVDGKEAKDLPRVEVVYSYANLGNDVINFLVEKGVKGIILAGVGDGNSTDAAIAGLADAARKGVAVVRATRTGSGLVVRNVEVDDDKLGFITSMELNAQKSRILLMLGLMRTNDPKKLQELFYLY, encoded by the coding sequence ATGAGGTGGACGAAACGGTTGTTTAACATCGGTTTGCTTATACTGGTTGCAACGCTCTTTGTTGCAACCGATTCAGCTTTTGCCCTGCCTAAGATCAAAATTCTGGCCACAGGCGGCACTATTGCCGGCGCCCAGACCAGCACGTCCGAGGCTGGCTACAGAGCCGGCAGTTTCTCGGTGGACGACCTGATCAAGGCTGTCCCGCAACTCAAAGATCTTGCCGACATTACCGGCGAACAGGTGGCAAACATTGGCAGTCAGACCATGAACCATGAGGTTTGGCTCAAGCTTGCCAAACGGGTTAATGAAGTGCTCAAGAGAGACACAGACGGCGTTGTCATCACCCACGGCACTGACACCATGGAAGAGACCGCGTTTTTTCTAAGCCTTGTCGTGAAAAGCGACAAACCCGTCGTGCTCGTTGGTTCGATGCGTCCGGCCACTGCTATTGGCGCTGATGGTCCGGCAAATCTCTATAACGCAGTCGCGCTTGCTGCGAATCCCAAAGCAAGGGGGCGTGGCCCGCTCGTTGTTCTTAATGACGAAATCCACTACGCCCGCGAAATCCAGAAGATGAACAGCACTCAACTCGACACATTCAAATCGCCGAACCGTGGACGCGCCGGTGTGATGAATACGGGCAAGGCATACTTCTTCTCGCAAAACACCACGCGCCACACCATGGAGAGTGAGTTTTCGGTGGACGGCAAGGAGGCAAAGGACCTGCCCCGTGTTGAGGTAGTCTATTCCTATGCGAATCTCGGTAATGACGTCATAAACTTTCTCGTCGAAAAGGGTGTCAAAGGGATTATCCTGGCAGGTGTGGGTGATGGCAACAGCACTGACGCCGCTATTGCCGGCCTTGCAGATGCGGCCAGAAAGGGTGTTGCGGTAGTACGGGCCACCCGCACAGGAAGCGGCCTTGTTGTGCGCAACGTCGAAGTGGACGACGACAAACTCGGTTTTATCACCTCGATGGAACTGAACGCGCAAAAATCCCGCATTCTCCTCATGCTGGGGCTGATGAGGACAAATGATCCGAAAAAGCTGCAGGAACTTTTCTATTTATATTAG
- a CDS encoding DcaP family trimeric outer membrane transporter yields the protein MSSMGMYAKMALFTVMFLLLIFTTPAQAQSQKEEIENLKAAVQSMQKTIEELNRKIAEIEKTQDKTPQAPQAATQAPAVPMVQASVPTAKQQPESTAPAWFDTKSFVTKGDFPGSFKIPGTNTSMQLGGSIQTDIMYDFKGNIGSKDSFVTNTIPTTGPSGSNNTNFSIRNSRVFVKTDTPTDLGHLKTLFEWDFFGSGNTTNLRLRHAYGQMGSFLVGQTWSTFMDASAMPDTLDHEGPSGFVIIRLPMVRWTQSLTKGLTWATAIEKPSGEITAPQGQTGDTRNPYPDFATNLRWEQDWGHLQAAGLFRGMAFNPTTPSGDNQMNVGWGFNLTGELKTWGKDSILFSGTYGKGIARYMNDMGGLGLDAVPKRPGSADLGTPGTFGGTLTYGHWWNEKLNSNFVYSYSFLDNMPGQATLPGQPAAYRSAQYGAANLLWYLTKRVMLGVEYLYGNYQDYNKDSGTASRFQSSVRFNF from the coding sequence ATGAGTAGTATGGGCATGTACGCAAAAATGGCACTCTTCACGGTCATGTTTCTTCTCCTAATTTTTACAACGCCAGCGCAGGCCCAGTCCCAGAAAGAAGAGATCGAAAACCTCAAAGCGGCCGTCCAGTCTATGCAAAAGACCATCGAAGAGCTGAACAGGAAGATCGCTGAGATTGAGAAAACTCAGGACAAAACACCACAGGCGCCTCAGGCGGCAACACAGGCACCGGCTGTACCTATGGTCCAGGCGTCTGTACCCACTGCCAAACAACAACCGGAAAGCACTGCACCTGCCTGGTTTGACACAAAGTCTTTTGTTACAAAAGGAGACTTCCCAGGTTCCTTCAAGATTCCCGGTACCAATACCTCTATGCAGCTCGGCGGGTCTATCCAGACAGACATAATGTACGATTTCAAGGGGAACATTGGAAGTAAAGACAGTTTTGTGACCAACACGATTCCCACCACCGGACCTTCGGGGTCAAACAACACGAATTTCAGTATACGGAATTCGCGCGTGTTTGTGAAGACCGATACACCCACAGACTTAGGGCATCTTAAGACCTTATTCGAGTGGGATTTTTTTGGCTCCGGCAATACGACAAACTTAAGGCTCCGCCATGCTTACGGCCAGATGGGATCATTTCTTGTCGGGCAGACATGGAGTACATTTATGGATGCTTCAGCCATGCCTGATACCCTTGATCACGAGGGGCCAAGTGGATTTGTGATCATTCGATTGCCCATGGTCCGGTGGACTCAGTCCCTTACAAAAGGTCTAACATGGGCCACGGCTATTGAGAAACCCAGTGGCGAAATAACTGCACCTCAAGGCCAGACAGGGGATACCCGCAACCCGTATCCGGACTTTGCTACCAACCTGCGATGGGAACAGGACTGGGGACACCTCCAGGCGGCAGGGCTTTTCCGTGGTATGGCTTTCAATCCGACGACCCCGTCGGGGGATAATCAGATGAATGTGGGTTGGGGGTTTAACCTGACAGGCGAACTAAAAACCTGGGGTAAAGACAGCATCCTTTTCTCGGGGACCTATGGCAAGGGCATAGCGAGGTATATGAATGATATGGGTGGGCTTGGACTGGATGCTGTCCCGAAAAGGCCAGGCAGTGCTGACCTTGGTACACCGGGAACCTTCGGCGGTACTCTCACATATGGCCACTGGTGGAACGAGAAGTTGAACTCCAATTTTGTCTACAGTTACTCATTCCTGGATAATATGCCAGGGCAGGCCACGTTGCCAGGGCAGCCGGCAGCATACCGTAGTGCCCAGTATGGCGCCGCCAACCTGCTATGGTATCTCACAAAGCGTGTCATGCTCGGTGTGGAATATCTCTATGGCAACTATCAGGATTACAATAAGGACAGTGGCACGGCGAGTCGCTTTCAGTCGTCGGTCCGGTTCAACTTTTGA
- the aspT gene encoding aspartate-alanine antiporter gives MFNDILEICRKQPEILLFLSLGAGYYIGKFKFKGFSLGATASVLIMALVLGQIPGVKVPALLKTVSFALFVFCIGYSVGPQFFGGLKKQGLSYIWVALVVAVAALVTALALGKLFGFSPGTTAGLLAGALTTSAAIGTAEGAITHLPGLSEAARTAMETDTAIAYAITYIFGTVGGILMFSLLPRIMGDDLKAEAGKLEESYSGGGNVPDKSPDLFSWSKQLSLRAYRVENEKIFGKTVSFIEGLFPQHAFVEAVQRGKQTLTLQPDLAAQSGDILIIGSPSRKCMLAATELIGPEQDIADLVEIVGEVMEVCVLNKEIVGKTIAELGSLNEARGLFLRKITRQSNTVPILPKTAIERCDILQLIGSKEDVERAVKMVGFAERQTDVTDMVVVGCGVVLGTLIGLLVVNIAGIPISLGVGGGVLVSGLIFGWVRTLHPTYGQIPSASRWILQNLGLNLFIACVGLGAGSQALAALKTTGLSVFIAGVILTIIPVLVGYFFAKLFMKLNPVFLYGSLTGSRNESAALLTLEEQAESSLPVIGYATAYAVANVVLTIWGSLIVNIMHKF, from the coding sequence ATGTTTAATGATATTTTGGAAATTTGCCGTAAACAACCTGAGATATTGTTGTTTCTATCGCTTGGTGCCGGTTACTACATCGGCAAATTCAAATTTAAGGGATTCAGCCTGGGAGCTACCGCATCAGTTCTGATAATGGCGCTTGTTCTGGGGCAAATCCCGGGTGTAAAAGTCCCGGCTCTGTTGAAAACTGTCAGTTTTGCTTTGTTTGTATTCTGCATCGGCTATAGTGTCGGACCGCAGTTTTTCGGGGGATTGAAGAAGCAGGGGCTAAGCTACATCTGGGTTGCGCTGGTTGTGGCTGTGGCTGCACTGGTCACAGCTCTTGCGCTTGGGAAACTCTTCGGCTTCAGTCCGGGGACGACAGCGGGGCTTCTGGCCGGAGCTCTGACCACATCAGCAGCAATCGGGACCGCGGAAGGCGCCATCACCCATCTGCCCGGACTTTCCGAGGCCGCCAGGACCGCTATGGAAACAGATACAGCCATAGCATACGCTATAACTTACATCTTTGGCACAGTTGGCGGTATCCTTATGTTTTCTTTACTGCCCAGAATAATGGGTGACGATCTGAAAGCGGAAGCCGGGAAGCTTGAAGAAAGTTATTCCGGAGGAGGAAATGTTCCAGACAAAAGTCCTGATCTATTTTCTTGGTCGAAGCAGTTGAGTCTGCGCGCATACCGCGTGGAAAACGAAAAAATATTCGGCAAGACCGTCAGCTTTATCGAAGGACTTTTCCCCCAGCATGCCTTTGTTGAGGCTGTTCAAAGAGGCAAGCAGACACTGACGCTTCAGCCTGATCTTGCCGCTCAATCAGGTGACATCCTTATTATAGGAAGTCCATCCCGGAAATGCATGCTTGCCGCGACGGAACTTATCGGCCCGGAACAGGATATCGCAGACCTGGTGGAAATTGTCGGAGAAGTTATGGAGGTCTGCGTCCTGAATAAGGAAATTGTTGGTAAAACCATTGCCGAACTTGGAAGTCTAAACGAGGCGCGCGGCCTCTTCCTCCGCAAGATTACGCGTCAGAGCAATACAGTTCCTATTTTGCCTAAAACCGCAATTGAGCGCTGCGATATCCTTCAGTTGATTGGAAGCAAGGAAGATGTGGAACGCGCAGTTAAAATGGTCGGATTTGCGGAACGCCAGACGGATGTGACCGATATGGTTGTTGTAGGCTGCGGAGTTGTGCTCGGCACGCTAATAGGACTTCTTGTAGTGAATATTGCCGGTATTCCGATCTCTCTCGGCGTTGGCGGCGGTGTCCTTGTCTCCGGCCTTATTTTCGGATGGGTGCGCACTTTGCATCCGACCTACGGACAGATTCCATCCGCAAGCCGGTGGATTCTCCAGAACCTGGGATTGAACCTCTTTATTGCCTGCGTCGGACTGGGTGCGGGCAGTCAGGCGCTGGCTGCCTTGAAAACTACGGGGTTATCGGTCTTCATTGCCGGGGTTATTCTGACAATCATTCCAGTTCTGGTAGGCTATTTCTTTGCAAAGCTGTTTATGAAATTGAATCCGGTTTTCCTGTATGGCTCGCTCACCGGTTCACGGAACGAGTCGGCGGCGCTGCTTACACTTGAGGAACAGGCCGAAAGTTCACTGCCTGTGATCGGCTATGCAACTGCCTACGCGGTTGCAAACGTGGTGCTTACCATCTGGGGTTCTCTGATTGTAAATATTATGCACAAGTTTTAG
- a CDS encoding bifunctional aspartate transaminase/aspartate 4-decarboxylase, giving the protein MAEMTEEKRYEGLSPFELKDKQIEMASSNRERIMLNAGRGNPNWVATVPRYAFFLLGNFALEEAHRVLSRPGIAGAPESKGMGGRLLDFCRIHSESRGSQFLADSYKYATENLGLDGDSFIGEMIDGILGDHYPTPDRMLKNCEKIVQTYLDNTMCDCQPPAGTMDLFAVEGGTAAITYVFNTLKENFLVNPGDKIAIGTPIFTPYLDIPTLNDYGLIVVDIKMDENNNWQYPDSELEKLSDPSVKAFFIVNPSNPPSTSVAKESLEKIAELVQTRRKDLIILTDDVYGTFVNGFKSLAAIAPKNTILVYSFSKYFGTTGWRLGVIGIYQDNVMDKMIAALPKDKRGGMHKRYESISPDPDSIKLIDRLVADSRAVALNHTAGLSTPQQVMMALFSFQELLDSDSHLYKKEVQDLVRERYEALYKSLGVEAPELPCYAMYYTTIDIPQLAEKRFEADFAKWLKSTYEPIDFVWNLADKKGVVLMDGGGFAAPEMSVRVSLANLFKNDYVKIGKAISELLAEYYDTWKKSGK; this is encoded by the coding sequence ATGGCAGAAATGACAGAAGAAAAACGTTACGAAGGACTGAGTCCGTTTGAGCTGAAAGACAAGCAGATTGAGATGGCAAGCTCAAATCGGGAACGGATAATGTTGAATGCGGGGAGGGGAAATCCGAACTGGGTTGCGACAGTTCCGAGATATGCCTTTTTCCTGCTTGGAAACTTTGCCCTTGAAGAGGCGCATCGGGTTCTGAGCCGCCCCGGAATCGCCGGCGCTCCCGAATCAAAAGGCATGGGAGGACGTCTGCTCGACTTCTGCCGCATTCACTCTGAATCGCGCGGCTCCCAGTTCCTTGCCGATTCATATAAGTACGCGACGGAAAATCTTGGTCTTGACGGAGACTCATTTATCGGGGAGATGATTGACGGCATACTCGGCGACCACTATCCTACACCTGATCGCATGCTGAAAAACTGCGAAAAGATTGTCCAGACATATCTTGACAATACAATGTGCGACTGTCAGCCACCGGCAGGAACCATGGACCTTTTCGCGGTCGAGGGCGGAACCGCCGCGATAACATATGTATTCAATACGCTCAAAGAAAATTTCCTCGTTAATCCCGGAGATAAAATCGCTATCGGCACGCCTATTTTTACTCCCTACCTTGATATTCCCACCCTCAACGATTATGGGCTGATAGTCGTTGATATCAAGATGGATGAAAACAATAATTGGCAGTATCCCGATTCTGAACTTGAAAAGCTGAGTGACCCCTCCGTAAAGGCCTTCTTTATCGTCAATCCGTCAAATCCGCCGTCTACGAGCGTCGCGAAGGAATCTCTTGAGAAAATAGCGGAGCTGGTTCAAACGCGCAGAAAAGATCTTATAATACTGACCGATGATGTTTACGGAACATTCGTGAACGGATTCAAATCTTTGGCGGCCATCGCCCCGAAAAACACCATTCTGGTCTATTCATTCTCAAAATACTTCGGAACTACCGGATGGAGGCTGGGCGTCATAGGGATATACCAGGACAATGTAATGGATAAAATGATTGCGGCTCTTCCCAAGGATAAACGCGGGGGGATGCACAAACGCTATGAATCCATCTCGCCCGATCCGGACAGTATCAAGCTCATTGACCGTTTAGTCGCCGACAGCCGGGCAGTAGCCCTGAACCATACCGCCGGTCTCTCGACGCCACAGCAGGTGATGATGGCGCTATTCTCATTTCAGGAACTCCTCGACTCGGACAGTCACCTTTACAAGAAAGAGGTGCAGGACCTGGTGAGAGAACGCTATGAGGCGCTCTATAAGTCGCTCGGCGTCGAAGCACCCGAACTGCCTTGTTACGCAATGTATTACACGACGATCGATATTCCGCAACTTGCCGAAAAACGATTCGAAGCGGACTTTGCGAAGTGGCTCAAATCAACTTACGAACCGATTGACTTCGTGTGGAATCTTGCCGATAAAAAGGGCGTTGTCCTGATGGATGGCGGCGGCTTTGCTGCTCCGGAAATGTCCGTTCGCGTCTCTCTTGCGAACCTTTTCAAGAACGATTATGTAAAAATCGGCAAGGCAATCAGCGAACTGCTTGCTGAATATTATGACACCTGGAAGAAGTCCGGCAAATAA
- a CDS encoding TRIC cation channel family protein — protein MLSGQFNLPVGFDLAAVFLFGLTGALFAMKKGYDIVGVFVMALITGAGSGLIRDGIFLQQGPPALVTDERYLYAVGVAGCLGILFGRHVVIVEKWFDRGVSVVDAAALGTYAIVGAQKAINAGLGVSAAFLIGVINAVGASLIRDVLTQQESILLKPGQFYAFAAAVGCIVFLILGPGIGIAAEVSAFIAIAVTFLLRVAAIRFNWQTPPAGQEKIRDKLH, from the coding sequence GTGTTAAGCGGACAGTTTAATCTGCCTGTTGGATTCGACCTGGCGGCGGTATTTCTGTTTGGCCTTACGGGTGCGCTTTTCGCCATGAAGAAGGGCTATGACATTGTAGGCGTATTTGTCATGGCGCTCATCACAGGGGCAGGGAGCGGCCTGATCCGGGACGGGATTTTTCTCCAGCAGGGACCTCCCGCTCTGGTGACGGATGAGCGATACCTTTACGCTGTCGGGGTAGCGGGATGCCTTGGCATTTTGTTTGGTCGACATGTTGTTATAGTCGAAAAGTGGTTCGACAGAGGGGTGTCCGTAGTTGACGCAGCAGCATTAGGGACATACGCCATCGTCGGTGCACAGAAGGCCATCAATGCCGGTCTGGGTGTGTCGGCGGCATTCCTGATAGGTGTCATCAATGCCGTGGGGGCCAGCTTGATTCGCGATGTATTGACACAACAGGAATCCATTCTGTTGAAACCGGGTCAATTTTACGCCTTTGCGGCTGCTGTCGGCTGTATTGTTTTTCTTATTCTCGGTCCAGGGATCGGGATTGCGGCTGAGGTGTCGGCTTTTATCGCCATTGCAGTCACCTTTCTGCTCCGGGTTGCGGCGATCCGCTTCAACTGGCAGACCCCTCCGGCGGGGCAGGAAAAGATACGGGATAAATTACATTGA